The [Clostridium] scindens ATCC 35704 nucleotide sequence GCGGATACCCTCTTTTGCTGCCGCGTAAGAACATTGTCCGTAATGCCCGAACAGCCCCGCGCCTGATGCAAAGTTAATAACGCTTCCCTTCGCCTCTGCCAGATACGGATAGCACGCCTGCATATAATAATAAGCCGCATACAGCCCGGAATAAATCGCCAGGTCAAACTGCTCTGTCGTGTGATCGGCAATTGAAACTCCTGAAGCAGATGCCTGTGCATTATTAATCAGCACGTCAATTCTTCCAAACTCCTCAACTGTCTGCTTAATAACCTGTTCGACAACCGCTTTATTATCAGCGCCTGCGCTTACGTCAGCCTGAACTGCAAGCACTTTAATCCCGTAGAGCCTCTCCAGTTCTTCTTTTGCATCTTCCAGTTTCTTCACATTACGTCCCGTCAAGGTCAGATTGGCCCCCTCTTTCGCGTATGCGGTCGCAATCCCATAGCCAATAGAACCACAGCTTCCGTCACTTAATGTCGCTCTTCCCCCGCCTGTGATAATGGCTGTCTTACCTGTTAAAAATCCCATATGAAATACCTCCCTTTTTATCTTTCCTGATCGTACTTCACGTACGCATCTACCTTTGGCTGAGAGGCACAGCCCGTCTCAAACTCATTTCCAAGGAACGCATCCACCAGAAGTTCCCTCACCTTATCCCCGGTCGTAAAAGCGCCCATACATGCAATATTCGCATCATTGCTCAATCTTGCGCGCTGGGCAGAGTATACGTCGGAAACCAGCGCCGCATAAGCGCCCTTGACTTTGTTTGCCGCGATAGAAACACCAATTCCAGTCCCACAGAGAAGAATCCCCCTGTCGTATTCTTTCGCTGCCACAGCCTCCGCTA carries:
- a CDS encoding RpiB/LacA/LacB family sugar-phosphate isomerase codes for the protein MKIAIGCDPNAQAAKEVLIKYIEAKGYGEVKDFGSEDPIYGHTAFAVAEAVAAKEYDRGILLCGTGIGVSIAANKVKGAYAALVSDVYSAQRARLSNDANIACMGAFTTGDKVRELLVDAFLGNEFETGCASQPKVDAYVKYDQER
- a CDS encoding SDR family NAD(P)-dependent oxidoreductase is translated as MGFLTGKTAIITGGGRATLSDGSCGSIGYGIATAYAKEGANLTLTGRNVKKLEDAKEELERLYGIKVLAVQADVSAGADNKAVVEQVIKQTVEEFGRIDVLINNAQASASGVSIADHTTEQFDLAIYSGLYAAYYYMQACYPYLAEAKGSVINFASGAGLFGHYGQCSYAAAKEGIRGLTRVAATEWGKDGINVNVVCPLAWTVQLENFEKAYPDAFKANVKMPPAGHYGDVEKEIGRVCVQLASPDFKFMSGETITLEGGMGLRP